A genomic stretch from bacterium includes:
- a CDS encoding (Fe-S)-binding protein, with protein MALTGMQIFKHMPKTNCGQCGVPTCLAFAMKLASSSAS; from the coding sequence ATGGCGCTCACAGGCATGCAGATCTTCAAGCATATGCCGAAGACCAACTGTGGCCAGTGCGGGGTCCCGACCTGCCTGGCCTTCGCGATGAAGCTCGCCTCCAGCAGCGCGTC